One genomic region from Mycoplasmoides pirum ATCC 25960 encodes:
- a CDS encoding ABC transporter ATP-binding protein produces MKNIFTKKNKNENFEIRDTNQFDINLEQQKDKLDAPIIIDQKMEHKGAPIIELKNIVKKYGKLSKQKVAVNNINLTFYQGENVALLGANGAGKTTTVEMIAGIIQPTSGEIKYNFEFKKTFQEGIGIQFQDSSYPPGILVADVIRFMVNVYEVDINPLELEQIVNAFGLKSLYNKKVHSLSGGEQQRLNILLALIHKPKIVFLDELSTGLDISVRTEIIGFVKKYCAKFNIQIVLVSHNMDEVNEICDRIVIMQKGIVKIDMWAKDVVNQYGSIINLASKYI; encoded by the coding sequence ATGAAAAACATATTCACTAAAAAAAATAAAAATGAAAATTTCGAAATTAGAGATACCAATCAATTTGATATTAATTTAGAACAACAAAAAGATAAATTAGATGCACCAATTATTATTGATCAAAAAATGGAACATAAAGGTGCACCTATTATTGAATTAAAAAACATAGTTAAAAAATATGGCAAATTAAGTAAACAAAAAGTTGCAGTTAATAACATTAATTTAACTTTTTATCAAGGCGAAAATGTTGCGTTACTGGGTGCTAATGGTGCAGGAAAAACAACTACAGTTGAAATGATTGCGGGAATCATTCAACCAACAAGTGGTGAAATCAAATATAATTTTGAATTTAAAAAAACTTTTCAAGAAGGTATTGGTATTCAATTCCAAGATAGTTCTTATCCACCAGGAATTTTAGTTGCTGATGTAATTAGATTTATGGTTAATGTTTATGAAGTCGATATTAATCCATTAGAACTAGAACAAATTGTTAATGCATTTGGACTAAAAAGTTTATATAACAAAAAAGTTCATTCACTTTCTGGGGGCGAACAACAAAGATTAAATATTTTATTAGCATTAATTCATAAACCTAAAATTGTATTTTTAGATGAATTATCAACAGGATTAGATATTAGCGTTCGAACAGAAATTATTGGTTTTGTTAAAAAATATTGTGCGAAATTTAACATTCAAATTGTTTTAGTATCTCATAACATGGACGAAGTAAATGAAATTTGTGATCGCATTGTTATTATGCAAAAAGGCATTGTCAAAATAGATATGTGAGCCAAAGATGTTGTTAATCAATATGGATCTATTATTAATTTAGCTTCAAAATATATTTAA
- a CDS encoding ABC transporter permease has protein sequence MKLVKTHLKKEYNFHFNQNWALFKLINASFWRSGEKWFMSFVFTALFIVIFGYINQAILVSNNSQELVPAQGFKDALTGLAALMVISTGLNSMPVSIMEIKESVLMKRIGSTPIKPWMFITTIAAFYILIMIAQILLVLFVIFIFFGFQTFGAGSILNPIQITGNQLFFTGYHANGLDISTNWGGYIFGTIYTILLSIFLAILIVSLTKKSASASMVGGMIYFLSMFLSGLLFPLAVISNNNILYGLSFISPFRYVNVLITLSWNGFNIFNLAEISEKITQFNGNLFGIKDIAEVWTGYFVPVIFIGLAIFFSIRRFRWSTR, from the coding sequence ATGAAATTGGTTAAAACCCATTTAAAAAAGGAATATAACTTTCATTTTAATCAAAATTGAGCATTATTTAAATTAATAAATGCTTCATTTTGAAGAAGTGGTGAAAAATGATTCATGAGTTTTGTTTTTACAGCACTTTTTATTGTTATTTTTGGTTATATCAATCAAGCTATTCTTGTTTCTAATAACTCTCAAGAATTAGTACCAGCACAAGGTTTTAAAGATGCTTTAACAGGTTTAGCAGCTTTAATGGTTATTTCAACAGGACTAAATTCAATGCCTGTTTCAATTATGGAAATTAAAGAATCTGTTTTAATGAAACGTATCGGTTCAACGCCTATCAAACCTTGAATGTTTATTACTACAATTGCAGCTTTTTACATATTAATAATGATTGCTCAAATATTATTAGTATTATTTGTGATTTTTATTTTCTTTGGATTTCAAACTTTTGGTGCAGGATCAATATTAAATCCAATTCAAATTACAGGTAATCAGTTGTTTTTTACTGGCTATCATGCAAATGGATTAGACATATCAACAAATTGAGGGGGATATATTTTTGGAACAATTTATACAATTTTATTATCAATCTTTTTAGCTATATTAATTGTTTCTTTAACTAAAAAAAGTGCATCAGCTAGTATGGTTGGTGGAATGATTTATTTCTTAAGTATGTTTTTATCTGGTTTGTTATTCCCGCTAGCTGTTATTTCAAATAACAATATTTTATATGGATTAAGTTTTATAAGTCCATTCCGTTATGTTAATGTTCTAATAACATTATCTTGAAATGGTTTTAATATTTTTAATTTAGCTGAAATTTCAGAAAAAATAACTCAATTTAATGGAAACTTATTTGGAATTAAAGATATAGCTGAAGTATGAACAGGTTATTTTGTTCCAGTCATTTTTATTGGTTTAGCTATTTTCTTCTCTATTCGTAGATTTAGATGATCAACAAGATAA
- a CDS encoding ATP-dependent Clp protease ATP-binding subunit: protein MFANFKPADNDKNILKQFGRNLNDEVVKNKIDPVIGRDDEIRRLIEIISRKNKNNPVLIGEPGVGKTAIVEGFAKRVVSGDVPDNLKDVEIIELSLSSIIAGTQFQGQFEQRLNSILKQVKDSNGQIILFIDEIHQLVGMGRNASNSAMDAANILKPMMARGDIRIIGATTLKEYRQYIEKDGALERRMQKILVNEPTKQEALTIMRGLKERWEIFHKVKILDSALVSVVELSDRYISDRYLPDKAIDLIDEAAAKIKTQMHSQPAELDDLNRKIIHLETELAAIKKDKEYLEVNTNRLNQIQSELKDLKQRQKVLYTEWVNQKEAYEKIISLKEAINSTTLKIEKLQTEGLYTEASKLLYVELPKLKKDLEVANEHAKNIKHDLFKTTITENEIAEVISAQTGIPLKKLLESDKAKLLNLKTEMQKRVKGQDDALEKVVGAVLRGRAKIGDPNRPIGSFLFLGPTGVGKTEVAKTLAYNLFDSEKAMLRFDMSEYMEKHSVSKLIGAPPGYIGYEQPGVLSEAVRRYPYSVILLDEIEKAHVDVLNLFLQILDDGILTDSQGHIVNFKNTIIIMTSNVGSQAVLNNKKADALIEIQKVMRPEFINRIDEVVVFNELTDIDYDQIIDRLLQELCIRLQSQNIFISVSRELREMIRIKGADRQFGARPLKRYIQRTIENYLAEQIIAGNIHKNTMYYLSINNNGKIVLNLQNKLKS, encoded by the coding sequence ATGTTTGCAAATTTTAAACCTGCAGATAATGACAAAAATATTTTAAAACAATTTGGTCGCAATCTAAATGATGAAGTTGTTAAAAATAAAATAGATCCTGTTATTGGGCGTGATGATGAGATTAGAAGACTAATTGAAATAATTAGTCGGAAGAATAAAAATAATCCTGTTTTAATAGGTGAACCAGGTGTAGGGAAAACTGCAATTGTGGAAGGTTTTGCAAAAAGAGTTGTAAGTGGAGATGTACCTGATAATTTAAAGGATGTTGAAATCATTGAATTATCGTTATCTTCAATCATAGCAGGCACACAATTTCAAGGACAATTTGAACAACGTTTAAATTCAATATTAAAACAAGTTAAAGATTCTAATGGTCAAATAATTTTATTTATTGATGAAATTCACCAATTAGTTGGTATGGGCCGAAATGCTTCTAATAGCGCCATGGATGCAGCAAACATTTTAAAACCAATGATGGCTAGAGGCGATATTAGAATAATTGGGGCTACAACTTTAAAAGAATATAGACAATATATTGAAAAAGATGGTGCACTAGAAAGAAGAATGCAAAAAATTCTTGTAAATGAACCAACTAAACAAGAAGCTTTAACAATTATGCGTGGTCTAAAAGAACGTTGAGAAATTTTTCACAAAGTTAAAATTTTAGATAGTGCTTTAGTTTCTGTTGTTGAATTATCTGATAGATATATTTCAGATCGATATTTGCCAGATAAAGCAATTGATTTAATAGATGAAGCTGCTGCTAAAATCAAAACCCAAATGCATTCACAACCAGCAGAATTAGATGATTTGAATCGAAAAATAATTCATTTGGAAACTGAACTAGCTGCAATTAAGAAAGATAAAGAATATTTAGAAGTTAATACTAATAGGTTAAATCAAATTCAATCTGAATTAAAAGATCTAAAGCAACGTCAAAAAGTTTTATATACAGAATGAGTTAATCAAAAAGAAGCTTATGAAAAAATTATTTCATTAAAAGAAGCTATTAATTCAACAACATTAAAAATTGAAAAATTACAAACTGAAGGATTGTATACTGAAGCATCTAAATTATTGTATGTAGAATTACCTAAATTAAAAAAAGATTTAGAAGTTGCTAATGAACATGCAAAAAACATTAAACATGATTTATTTAAAACAACAATTACAGAAAATGAAATTGCCGAAGTTATTTCTGCACAAACTGGAATACCTTTAAAAAAATTATTGGAATCAGATAAAGCAAAACTTTTAAATTTAAAAACTGAAATGCAAAAAAGAGTTAAAGGCCAAGATGATGCATTAGAAAAAGTTGTAGGTGCTGTTTTAAGGGGCAGAGCTAAAATAGGTGATCCTAATAGACCAATTGGTTCATTTTTATTTTTAGGTCCAACAGGAGTTGGTAAAACTGAAGTTGCTAAAACTTTGGCTTACAATTTGTTTGATAGTGAAAAAGCAATGTTACGCTTTGATATGTCTGAATACATGGAAAAACATTCAGTATCTAAATTAATAGGTGCTCCTCCAGGTTATATTGGTTATGAACAACCAGGAGTTTTAAGTGAAGCAGTTCGCCGATATCCATATAGTGTTATCTTATTAGATGAAATCGAAAAAGCACATGTTGACGTTTTGAATTTATTTTTACAAATATTAGATGATGGAATTTTAACTGATTCCCAAGGTCATATAGTTAACTTTAAAAACACAATTATTATTATGACTTCTAATGTTGGTTCACAAGCTGTATTGAATAATAAAAAAGCTGATGCTTTAATAGAAATTCAAAAAGTTATGCGTCCAGAGTTTATTAATAGAATAGATGAAGTTGTTGTTTTTAATGAATTGACTGATATAGATTATGATCAAATTATTGATCGTTTGTTACAAGAATTATGTATTAGATTGCAATCGCAAAATATTTTCATATCAGTTTCAAGAGAACTTAGAGAAATGATTAGAATTAAAGGTGCTGATCGTCAATTTGGTGCAAGACCATTAAAAAGATATATTCAAAGAACTATTGAAAACTATTTGGCTGAACAAATTATTGCAGGTAATATCCATAAGAACACAATGTATTATTTGTCTATAAACAATAATGGCAAAATTGTTTTAAATTTACAAAACAAATTGAAATCTTAA
- a CDS encoding DegV family protein: MSSKIAIITDTSSTILPDELSDVYVVSLLVTINDQKTYLDGRELTSKDLYNYFLNNSSGNVKTSLPRATDVIDTLNQVVDKYEHVIMLPISSGLSGTYNQWKMIVENEFASKNNIHIFDTQDTAISLRWLVVEVKKLAENGASIAEIQKYVEDWHSRISCVVILNDLTQARNGGRIGKVTSYIGGILRIKPILHFHNGKNTIISKKPTNKLAIMHSMDVFDKIFNFAKNKIEKVGFCNSFISLEKISKTLSDLKEILKKYNVTNIEEAPITPIIGAHTGNDAFSINILVKSFSK; encoded by the coding sequence ATGTCGTCTAAAATAGCTATAATAACTGACACGAGTTCAACCATTTTGCCGGATGAACTTTCAGACGTTTATGTTGTGTCTTTATTGGTTACAATCAATGATCAAAAAACATATTTAGATGGCAGAGAATTAACTAGTAAAGATTTATACAATTATTTTTTAAACAATTCTTCAGGTAATGTTAAAACTAGTTTACCTAGAGCAACAGATGTTATTGATACTTTAAATCAAGTAGTAGATAAATATGAGCATGTAATTATGTTGCCAATATCTTCTGGTTTATCTGGAACTTACAATCAATGAAAAATGATTGTTGAAAATGAATTTGCTTCTAAAAACAATATTCATATTTTTGATACACAAGACACTGCAATATCTTTGAGATGATTAGTTGTTGAAGTAAAAAAATTAGCTGAAAATGGTGCTTCAATTGCTGAAATACAAAAATATGTTGAAGACTGACATTCAAGAATTTCTTGTGTTGTTATTTTAAATGATTTAACACAAGCAAGAAATGGTGGACGTATTGGTAAAGTAACTTCTTACATTGGTGGCATTTTAAGAATTAAGCCAATTTTACACTTTCACAACGGTAAAAATACAATAATTAGTAAAAAGCCCACAAATAAATTAGCCATAATGCATAGTATGGATGTTTTTGATAAAATATTTAATTTTGCAAAAAATAAAATTGAAAAAGTTGGTTTTTGTAATTCATTTATTTCATTAGAAAAAATCTCAAAAACATTATCTGATTTAAAAGAAATTTTAAAAAAATATAACGTAACAAATATTGAAGAAGCTCCGATTACTCCAATTATTGGTGCTCACACTGGAAATGATGCATTTAGCATTAATATTTTAGTTAAATCTTTTTCAAAATAA
- a CDS encoding FAD-dependent oxidoreductase: protein MKVIVVGINHAGTSAIRTLLTQNPSVEVVAFDRNDNISFLGCGIALTVSGVVQNINDLFYSNPEQLTGMGAKIHMRHDVLQVNPDKKTVTVKNLDNNQTFDETYDKLILAAGSWPICTPGIDLDFQSKYCGDIKNLVACKTFQHAQEIIENMKNPEIRSVAVIGSGYIGIELAEAAAIRNKQVTIIDMLPQPAGSYYDPEFTNDLTTAMEKHNVKVMMDTKVTEYIVDKKDRVIKGINTSNGKVDADLVILAIGFKPNTHLLPNADKVKNGAYIVNKYTETSIPDIYAIGGNCALFNAATGQHQNIDLATNAVKTGIVAASNINGNKNVCIESIVGTNAISVFGLNLASTGVSEETAKRMGMDVLSSYYEDNDRPEFMNTFEKIKFKLVYDKSTLRLVGAQIGSSKNANHTEIIYYLALAIQKNMTILDLAFADVYFLPHFNKPFNFVLAAILKALNLNYFDKK from the coding sequence ATGAAAGTAATTGTAGTAGGAATTAATCATGCAGGGACATCTGCTATCAGAACTTTGTTAACACAAAATCCAAGTGTTGAAGTAGTAGCATTTGACCGCAATGACAATATTTCTTTTTTAGGCTGTGGAATTGCTTTAACAGTTAGTGGTGTAGTTCAAAATATTAATGATTTATTTTATTCTAATCCAGAACAACTAACAGGCATGGGTGCAAAGATTCATATGCGCCATGATGTATTACAAGTTAATCCTGATAAAAAAACAGTAACAGTTAAAAATTTAGATAACAATCAAACATTTGATGAAACATATGACAAATTGATTTTAGCTGCTGGTTCTTGACCAATTTGTACACCAGGTATTGACTTAGATTTTCAATCAAAATATTGTGGTGATATCAAAAATTTAGTTGCATGTAAAACTTTCCAACATGCTCAAGAAATTATTGAAAATATGAAAAATCCTGAAATTCGTAGTGTGGCAGTAATTGGTTCAGGTTATATTGGAATTGAATTAGCTGAAGCTGCAGCAATTAGAAATAAACAAGTAACAATTATAGATATGCTTCCTCAACCAGCTGGTTCATATTATGATCCTGAGTTTACTAATGATTTAACAACTGCGATGGAAAAACACAATGTAAAAGTAATGATGGATACAAAAGTTACAGAATACATTGTTGATAAAAAAGATCGTGTTATTAAAGGAATTAATACTTCAAATGGAAAAGTTGATGCAGATTTAGTTATCTTGGCAATCGGTTTTAAACCAAATACTCATTTATTACCAAATGCTGATAAAGTTAAAAATGGTGCATATATTGTTAATAAATACACAGAAACAAGTATTCCTGATATATATGCTATTGGTGGTAATTGTGCTTTATTTAATGCTGCTACAGGTCAACATCAAAATATAGATTTAGCAACTAACGCAGTAAAAACAGGAATTGTAGCTGCAAGCAATATTAATGGCAATAAAAATGTTTGCATTGAAAGTATTGTTGGAACAAATGCTATTAGTGTATTTGGTTTAAATTTAGCTAGCACAGGTGTTTCTGAAGAAACAGCAAAACGTATGGGAATGGATGTTTTAAGTTCATATTATGAAGATAATGATCGTCCAGAATTCATGAATACTTTTGAAAAAATTAAATTTAAACTTGTTTATGATAAATCAACTTTAAGATTAGTTGGTGCTCAAATTGGCTCTAGCAAAAATGCAAATCATACAGAAATTATTTATTACTTGGCATTAGCAATTCAAAAGAATATGACAATTTTAGATTTAGCATTTGCAGATGTTTATTTCTTGCCTCATTTCAACAAACCATTTAATTTTGTTTTAGCAGCTATTTTGAAAGCTTTGAACTTAAATTATTTTGATAAAAAATAG
- the pdhA gene encoding pyruvate dehydrogenase (acetyl-transferring) E1 component subunit alpha, protein MSILVKSRIPEVLFQVLDTNGNFIDRNYVPKLSVNKVKEAYYWMNLSRERDKKMLMWQRTGKMLTFAPCMGEEALQLGTSLAMQQGDWLLPAFRSDCMIAHRQVPLHKIFLYWLGSEKGSTYDKNLNVLPVNITIGAQISQAAGVGYALKLKGLKNAAVTFIGDGGTAEGEFYEAINMAAIHKWNTLFCINNNQYAISTRTDKESAIKDLSLKAVAFDIPRIRVDGNDLFASYDAALDALTYVRNGFGPVLIEFVTYRQGPHTTSDDPTIYRTQQEVDEALVKDPIERLRKWLMNNGYWSINDENEMKQRIENLIASEYAIAQQQMITTVDEIFDNQYAEMDDDLIQQKAIAKHYFENR, encoded by the coding sequence ATGTCAATTCTTGTAAAAAGTAGAATCCCTGAAGTCCTATTTCAGGTTTTAGATACAAATGGTAATTTTATTGATCGAAATTACGTTCCAAAGTTAAGTGTGAACAAAGTTAAAGAAGCATATTATTGAATGAATCTTAGTCGTGAACGCGATAAGAAAATGTTAATGTGACAAAGAACTGGAAAAATGTTAACGTTTGCTCCATGTATGGGAGAAGAAGCTTTACAATTAGGCACATCTTTAGCAATGCAACAAGGTGATTGGTTGTTACCAGCTTTTCGTTCTGATTGTATGATTGCGCATCGTCAAGTTCCTTTGCACAAAATTTTTTTATATTGATTAGGTAGTGAAAAAGGTAGTACTTACGATAAGAATTTAAACGTTCTTCCAGTTAATATCACAATTGGAGCTCAAATTTCTCAAGCTGCTGGTGTTGGTTATGCTCTTAAACTAAAAGGCTTAAAAAATGCTGCGGTTACTTTTATTGGTGATGGTGGAACTGCTGAAGGTGAATTTTATGAAGCAATTAATATGGCTGCAATTCACAAATGAAATACATTATTTTGTATTAATAATAATCAATATGCTATTTCAACAAGAACCGACAAAGAATCAGCAATTAAAGATTTGTCATTAAAAGCAGTTGCTTTTGACATTCCAAGAATTCGTGTTGATGGAAATGATTTATTTGCTTCATATGATGCTGCATTAGATGCATTAACATATGTTCGTAATGGTTTTGGTCCTGTTTTAATTGAATTTGTTACATATCGTCAAGGTCCACATACAACTTCTGATGATCCGACAATTTATAGAACACAACAAGAAGTTGATGAAGCTTTAGTTAAAGATCCAATTGAACGTCTTCGCAAATGATTGATGAACAATGGCTATTGAAGCATTAATGATGAAAATGAAATGAAACAACGCATTGAAAATTTAATTGCTTCTGAATATGCTATTGCACAACAACAAATGATAACAACTGTCGATGAAATTTTTGATAATCAATATGCTGAAATGGATGATGATCTTATCCAACAAAAAGCAATTGCTAAACATTACTTTGAAAATCGATAG
- the gap gene encoding type I glyceraldehyde-3-phosphate dehydrogenase: MSQIKVAINGFGRIGRLTFRALMNYPNIDVVAVNDLTDAKTLAHLLKYDTAHGALPNFVTVNDKNNISIDGKELKVFAEKDPSKLPWKDLGIDLVVESTGLFLTKEKAQLHIDAGARKVLLSAPAKEKNIKTVVFNVNHEIINSDDQIISAASCTTNSLAPVVKVLEDNFKIVAGTMTTIHGYTADQRLQDAPHSDLRRARAAAQNMVPTTTGAAKAIGLVVPSAEGKMNGSAIRVPVVTGSITDITVELEKQPSVQEINEAMKKAASESFMYAEDPIVSSDVISSTYGAIFDSLLTSIVEANGKRLYKLFSWYDNESSYVSQLCRVIQYFGSK, from the coding sequence ATGTCTCAAATTAAGGTTGCAATTAATGGTTTTGGAAGAATTGGAAGATTAACTTTTAGAGCTTTAATGAATTATCCAAATATTGATGTTGTTGCAGTTAATGATTTAACTGACGCAAAAACTTTAGCTCATTTATTGAAGTATGATACAGCTCATGGTGCATTGCCAAATTTTGTTACTGTAAATGATAAAAATAATATTTCAATAGATGGTAAAGAATTAAAGGTTTTTGCTGAAAAAGATCCATCTAAATTACCTTGAAAAGATTTAGGAATTGATTTAGTAGTTGAATCAACTGGATTATTTTTAACAAAAGAAAAAGCACAATTACATATTGATGCAGGCGCAAGAAAAGTTTTATTGTCAGCTCCAGCCAAAGAAAAAAATATTAAAACTGTTGTGTTTAATGTGAATCATGAAATTATTAATTCAGATGATCAAATAATTTCTGCTGCTTCTTGTACAACTAACTCATTAGCACCTGTTGTTAAAGTTTTAGAAGATAATTTTAAGATTGTTGCAGGAACAATGACAACTATTCATGGTTATACTGCTGATCAAAGACTTCAAGATGCTCCGCATAGTGATTTGCGTCGTGCTCGTGCTGCTGCTCAAAATATGGTACCTACAACTACAGGTGCTGCTAAAGCAATTGGTTTAGTAGTTCCAAGCGCTGAAGGAAAAATGAACGGTTCAGCGATTCGTGTTCCAGTGGTTACTGGTTCTATAACAGATATAACAGTTGAATTAGAAAAACAACCAAGTGTTCAAGAAATAAATGAAGCAATGAAAAAAGCTGCATCAGAAAGTTTCATGTATGCTGAAGATCCAATTGTTTCATCAGATGTGATTTCTTCAACATATGGAGCAATCTTTGATTCTTTATTAACTTCAATTGTTGAAGCGAATGGTAAGCGTTTATACAAATTATTTAGTTGATATGACAATGAATCATCATATGTAAGTCAATTATGCCGTGTAATTCAATACTTTGGTAGCAAATAA
- a CDS encoding phosphoglycerate kinase, with translation MNYNKKTLDQVDIQGKKVIVRLDLNVPIVDGVITDIERIVAALPTLKYLIEKNCKIICLSHLGRIKSLDDKNSNKKSLKPVSVKLQELLGDLTKVKFLDKNVGDEVIESINQLEPKEILLLENTRYNDVNDSGEVIKAESKNDPKLGLFWASLADVFVNDAFGTAHRAHASNVGIASNIQTSCIGFLIQKELDSLQKVINNPERPLVVVLGGAKVADKLGVIKNLLNIADEILIGGGMTYTFLKAKGMDLANTKYEEDLVEEAKQILASEQSKKLFLPIDLKGSKTFEDIPPIICEDINQPWPEGFMGMDIGEKTIELYSKQLAKAKTIFWNGPVGVFEFSNFSGGTNGIAKVICDLTSKGAYTVIGGGDSASAINNLGLTNNVSFVSTGGGASLSLLEGTVLPGIECIPNK, from the coding sequence ATGAATTACAATAAAAAAACATTGGATCAAGTTGATATTCAAGGTAAAAAAGTAATAGTTCGTTTAGATTTAAATGTTCCAATTGTTGATGGTGTTATTACAGATATTGAAAGAATTGTTGCTGCATTACCGACGTTGAAATATCTTATTGAAAAAAATTGTAAGATTATTTGTTTAAGTCATTTAGGTAGAATTAAATCACTAGATGATAAAAATTCAAACAAGAAGTCTTTAAAACCTGTTTCTGTTAAATTGCAAGAATTATTAGGTGATTTAACAAAAGTAAAATTCTTAGATAAAAATGTAGGTGACGAAGTAATTGAATCTATTAATCAATTAGAACCTAAAGAAATTCTTTTGCTAGAAAATACTAGATATAATGATGTCAATGATTCGGGCGAAGTTATAAAAGCTGAATCAAAAAACGATCCTAAATTAGGATTATTTTGAGCTTCTTTAGCTGATGTGTTTGTTAATGATGCATTTGGAACAGCTCATCGTGCTCATGCTTCAAATGTGGGAATTGCTTCTAATATTCAAACAAGTTGTATTGGTTTTTTAATTCAAAAAGAATTAGATTCATTGCAAAAAGTTATTAATAATCCTGAACGACCATTAGTTGTTGTTTTAGGTGGAGCAAAAGTAGCTGATAAGTTAGGTGTTATAAAAAATTTATTAAATATAGCTGATGAAATTCTAATTGGTGGTGGTATGACATATACTTTTTTAAAAGCCAAAGGAATGGATCTTGCTAATACAAAATATGAAGAAGATTTAGTTGAAGAAGCTAAACAAATTCTTGCAAGTGAACAATCTAAAAAACTGTTTCTACCTATTGATTTAAAAGGTTCAAAAACTTTTGAAGATATTCCACCAATTATATGTGAAGATATAAATCAACCATGACCAGAAGGATTTATGGGAATGGATATTGGTGAAAAAACTATTGAATTATATAGTAAACAATTAGCTAAAGCTAAAACTATTTTTTGAAATGGTCCTGTAGGTGTTTTTGAATTTAGTAATTTTTCTGGTGGAACTAATGGAATAGCTAAAGTTATTTGTGATTTAACAAGCAAAGGTGCATACACTGTTATTGGTGGTGGAGATAGTGCTTCAGCTATTAATAATTTGGGTCTAACAAATAATGTTAGTTTTGTTTCAACCGGCGGTGGAGCTAGTTTGTCATTATTAGAAGGAACTGTTCTTCCGGGTATTGAATGCATACCAAATAAATAA
- the recA gene encoding recombinase RecA produces MSDNNKLYLEALKEIQNKYGKNNLSFVDKNKKIKTISTGSFKLDEALGIKGFPCGRIIEIFGNESSGKTTLALQVVRECQKNNGRAAYIDLEYTLNLDYMKNLGIDLNKLLVARPDYGEQAFSIIESLVKTNMIDLIVLDSIAALVPKAELDSNIEEQSIGLLPRLMSKALRRLQSILSNSNTCIIFINQIREKVGVMYGNPEITPGGKALKFYSSLRLEVRRTEIIRENNESIGIKSKVTIVKNKLSSPFKVTYLEFYFNKGVDYLAEIVDVAIQQDIIKKSGSWYSYNNNKLCQGRTSLIELMHKDNKLFKDIESKSIKGIQPS; encoded by the coding sequence ATGAGTGATAATAATAAATTGTATTTAGAAGCATTAAAAGAAATTCAAAATAAGTATGGAAAAAATAATTTATCTTTTGTTGATAAAAACAAAAAAATAAAAACTATATCAACAGGAAGTTTTAAATTAGATGAAGCATTGGGTATAAAAGGATTTCCTTGCGGAAGAATTATTGAAATTTTTGGAAATGAATCATCTGGAAAAACTACACTTGCTTTGCAGGTTGTAAGAGAATGTCAAAAAAATAATGGTAGAGCAGCATACATAGATTTAGAATATACATTAAATTTAGATTACATGAAAAATTTGGGTATAGATCTAAATAAATTATTAGTTGCTAGACCAGATTATGGAGAACAAGCATTTTCAATAATTGAATCTTTGGTTAAAACAAATATGATAGATTTAATTGTTTTGGATTCAATAGCAGCTTTAGTTCCAAAAGCTGAGTTAGATTCTAATATTGAAGAACAATCTATTGGATTATTACCAAGATTAATGTCAAAAGCTTTAAGAAGATTGCAATCCATTTTAAGTAATTCTAATACTTGTATAATTTTTATAAACCAAATTAGAGAAAAAGTTGGAGTTATGTATGGAAATCCCGAAATTACGCCTGGCGGTAAAGCTTTAAAATTTTATAGTTCTTTAAGACTAGAAGTTAGAAGAACTGAAATTATAAGAGAAAATAATGAAAGTATAGGTATTAAATCAAAAGTTACAATTGTCAAAAATAAATTATCTTCACCATTTAAAGTAACTTATTTAGAATTTTATTTTAATAAAGGCGTTGATTATTTAGCTGAAATTGTTGATGTTGCTATCCAACAAGATATTATTAAAAAAAGCGGTTCATGATATTCATATAATAACAATAAACTTTGCCAAGGAAGAACAAGTTTAATTGAACTAATGCATAAAGATAATAAATTATTTAAAGATATTGAAAGCAAATCTATAAAAGGTATACAACCTTCTTAA